A window of Apium graveolens cultivar Ventura chromosome 8, ASM990537v1, whole genome shotgun sequence contains these coding sequences:
- the LOC141679787 gene encoding protein FAR1-RELATED SEQUENCE 5-like gives MVASSESCQNLDDSMSTNSKNISDDDFEVQNDQDSKDSFSIESKDINTGDFDVENSARTSNMPREERKARDFEFYYAIQLDETQSYRSIFWRDSRARKSYMKFHDVIVFDVTYKINNFSMSFAPLTGVNQHRQSILFGCALLSNEQEETFSWLFTQWRNCMWNQPPGAIITDQDSAICNAIAKKNSQTYHRYCKWHLELHEYEHLRSLQCAHPTFMKDYNKWAKQSKTIEESEESWINLRDKYEQVFKEQLTETQKNMIKSWKWVKNMYEKRRHWVKAYRKQTFFAGMKYSQRSESMNSYFDGHVNSNTPLSEFVEQYENAISNHPNVEDSEDLVSMTTTPDFTDMHTLEAHAQRVYCINILKIFQVEFGKKLHCQHYKKVVKEDDEILYEVDCGESVKPHIVDVNISTLFCKCSCAKFETGGIPCKYILYIMKQKLLLKVILDVYILPRWTLSVRYKTTYVFCGENGKVVDINEIDKVKEITELEAWTLRGELNKLYKKVITRRDLYATIEKVIQE, from the exons ATGGTCGCTAGTTCTGAGAGTTGTCAAAACCTGGACGATTCAATGTCAACAAATTCTAAAAATATCAGTGATGATGATTTTGAGGTCCAGAATGATCAAGACTCAAAAGATTCATTTTCAATAGAATCTAAAGATATCAATACTGGTGATTTTGACGTCGAAAACAGTGCAAGAACATCAAATATGCCTCGTGAAG AACGAAAAGCAAGAGATTTTGAATTTTATTATGCTATTCAACTCGATGAGACACAGAGTTATAGAAGTATTTTTTGGCGTGATTCTAGAGCTAGAAAATCTTACATGAAATTTCATGACGTTATAGTCTTTGATGTCACATACAAAATTAACAATTTTTCCATGTCATTTGCTCCTTTAACGGGTGTAAATCAACATAGACAATCTATATTATTTGGTTGTGCATTACTTTCTAATGAACAAGAAGAAACTTTTTCTTGGTTATTTACACAATGGCGTAATTGTATGTGGAATCAACCACCTGGGGCAATAATTACTGACCAAGATTCGGCAATTTGTAATGCCATTGCTAAAAAAAATTCGCAAACATATCATCGATATTGTAAATGGCATCTTGAGCTTCATGAGTATGAACATCTTCGTTCACTACAATGTGCTCACCCAACATTCATGAAAGATTATAATAAATGGGCTAAACAATCTAAAACTATCGAAGAATCCGAAGAAAGTTGGATAAATTTGCGTGATAAATATGAGCAGGTGTTTAAAGAGCAGTTGACCGAGACTCAGAAAAATATGATAAAATCTTGGAAATGGGTAAAAAATATGTATGAAAAACGGCGCCACTGGGTGAAGGCATATCGGAAACAAACATTCTTTGCAG GCATGAAGTATTCACAAAGGAGTGAAAGTATGAATTCTTATTTTGATGGCCATGTCAATAGTAATACCCCACTATCTGAATTCGTTGAACAGTATGAGAATGCAATTTCAAATCACCCTAATGTTGAGGATTCAGAAGATTTGGTATCCATGACAACCACTCCTGATTTCACTGATATGCATACCCTGGAGGCCCATGCACAAAGAGTGTATTGCATAAATATATTGAAAATATTTCAAGTTGAATTTGGAAAAAAATTGCATTGTCAGCATTACAAGAAAGTTGTTAAAGAAGATGATGAGATATTATATGAGGTTGACTGCGGGGAGTCAGTTAAACCGCACATTGTCGACGTGAATATTTCTACACTATTTTGCAAGTGCTCTTGTGCCAAGTTTGAGACAGGGGGAATTCCTTGTAAATATATTTTGTATATTATGAAACAAAAGTTACTGCTGAAGGTGATACTTGATGTATATATTTTACCTAGATGGACCTTAAGTGTAAGATACAAAACCACATATGTTTTTTGTGGTGAAAATGGAAAAGTAGTTGACATAAATGAAATTGATAAAGTTAAAGAAATCACAGAACTTGAAGCTTGGACGTTGCGAGGTGAGTTGAACAAACTTTATAAAAAAGTTATCACTCGAAGAGACCTATATGCAACAATAGAAAAGGTAATACAAGAGTGA